A single region of the Epinephelus moara isolate mb chromosome 12, YSFRI_EMoa_1.0, whole genome shotgun sequence genome encodes:
- the LOC126399161 gene encoding trace amine-associated receptor 1-like gives MRRDPSHRLPLTRPQKGVLTMCGNLLVIISIIYFKQLHTPTNYLILSLAVADLLVGVVVLPFSTILAVSSCWHLEGLLYRYYAVCQPLRYRTKMTVRVIVIMILVSWTVSALSGIGLTIRGLSKKQSNRCVLFQQISVSIMGIVLTFYLPGIILLTIYLQILTVAHRQVRNIQNTICQNTKSGATISKMERKATKTLAIVMGVFLICWNPFFLCITFYPLSNYTIPVSVIETFKWLGWSNSMLNPFVYGFFYTWFRASVKMILSGKIFQGGLTNSKLL, from the exons ATGAGGAGAGATCCTAGCCACCGCCTGCCACTCACTCGTCCACAGAAGGGAG TTCTTACAATGTGTGGCAACCTTCTTGTCATAATCTCTATCATTTACTTCAAACAGCTCCACACTCCTACAAACTACCTCATCCTCTCTCTGGCTGTGGCTGACCTGCTTGTTGGTGTTGTAGTTTTGCCTTTTAGCACAATACTGGCTGTAAGCTCATGTTGGCATCTTGAAGGTTTGCTCT ATAGATATTATGCAGTGTGTCAGCCTCTGAGGTACAGAACTAAAATGACTGTCCGTGTAATTGTGATCATGATCCTAGTGAGCTGGACTGTTTCTGCACTAAGTGGAATTGGCCTCACAATTAGGGGACTGAGCAAAAAACAATCTAAcaggtgtgttttatttcaacaaataaGTGTATCAATTATGGGAATTGTTTTAACCTTCTACCTCCCAGGTATCATACTGTTGACCATCTACCTACAGATTTTGACAGTGGCACACAGACAGGTACGTAACATCCAGAACACAATCTGTCAGAACACAAAGTCTGGAGCAACCATCAgtaagatggagagaaaggcCACCAAAACTCTGGCTATTGTTATGGGAGTTTTTCTCATCTGTTGGaatcctttctttctttgtatcACCTTTTACCCTTTGAGTAATTACACAATACCAGTTTCTGTGATTGAAACTTTTAAATGGCTTGGATGGTCAAATTCAATGCTCAATCCATTTGTCTATGGTTTCTTTTACACCTGGTTTCGAGCGTCTGTCAAAATGATACTTTCTGGGAAAATATTTCAGGGTGGTTTAACTAATTCAAAGCTCCTTTGA